The proteins below are encoded in one region of Ochotona princeps isolate mOchPri1 chromosome 24, mOchPri1.hap1, whole genome shotgun sequence:
- the RPL3L gene encoding ribosomal protein uL3-like isoform X2 produces the protein MKLLPFRQKKAHIMEIQLNGGTVAEKVAWAQARLEKQVPVHSVFSHSEVIDVIAVTKGRGFKGVTSRWHTKKLPRKTHKGLRKVACIGAWHPARVGCSIARAGQKGYHHRTELNKKIYRIGRGLHVQDGKMVRNNASTSYDVTDKCITPLGGFPHYGEVNNDFVMLKGCIAGTKKRVITLRKSLLVHHSRRALESVELKFIDTTSKFGHGRFQTAQEKRAFMGPQKKHLEEKPEAAGDL, from the exons ATGAAGCTGCTGCCCTTCCGCCAGAAGAAAGCCCACATCATGGAGATCCAGCTGAACGGTGGCACAGTGGCTGAGAAGGTGGCCTGGGCCCAGGCTCGGCTGGAGAAGCAGGTGCCGGTCCACAGCGTCTTCAGCCACAGTGAGGTCATTGATGTCATCGCCGTCACCAAGGGCCGGGGGTTCAAAG GGGTCACGAGCCGCTGGCACACCAAGAAGCTACCGCGCAAGACCCACAAGGGCCTGCGCAAGGTGGCTTGCATCGGTGCCTGGCACCCCGCCCGTGTAGGCTGCTCCATCGCCCGGGCTGGGCAGAAGGGCTACCACCACCGGACAGAGCTCAACAAGAAG ATCTACCGCATTGGCCGGGGGCTGCATGTACAGGATGGGAAGATGGTTAGAAACAACGCGTCCACCAGCTATGACGTGACAGACAAGTGCATCACACCACTG GGCGGCTTTCCTCACTACGGGGAGGTTAACAACGACTTCGTGATGCTGAAGGGCTGCATTGCGGGCACCAAGAAGCGGGTCATCACGCTGAGGAAG TCCCTCCTGGTGCACCACAGCCGCAGGGCCCTGGAGAGCGTTGAGCTCAAGTTCATCGACACCACCTCCAAGTTCGGGCACGGCCGCTTCCAGACGGCCCAGGAGAAGAGGGCCTTCATG GGcccccagaagaagcacctggaggAGAAGCCGGAGGCCGCGGGAGACCTGTAG
- the RPL3L gene encoding ribosomal protein uL3-like isoform X1: MSHRKFSAPRHGHLGFLPHKRSRRHRGKVKTWPRDDPSQPVHLTAFLGYKAGMTHTLREVHRPGLKISKREEVEAVTIVETPPLVVVGVVGYVATPRGLRSFKTVFAQHLSDECRRRFYKDWHRSRKKAFTKACKRWRDADGKRQLQKDFAAMKKYCKVIRVIVHTQMKLLPFRQKKAHIMEIQLNGGTVAEKVAWAQARLEKQVPVHSVFSHSEVIDVIAVTKGRGFKGVTSRWHTKKLPRKTHKGLRKVACIGAWHPARVGCSIARAGQKGYHHRTELNKKIYRIGRGLHVQDGKMVRNNASTSYDVTDKCITPLGGFPHYGEVNNDFVMLKGCIAGTKKRVITLRKSLLVHHSRRALESVELKFIDTTSKFGHGRFQTAQEKRAFMGPQKKHLEEKPEAAGDL, encoded by the exons ATG TCCCACCGGAAGTTCTCAGCTCCTCGGCACGGACACCTGGGCTTTCTGCCCCACAAGAGGAGCCGCAGACACCGGGGCAAGGTGAAGACGTGGCCGCGGGATGACCCCAGCCAGCCTGTGCACCTCACGGCCTTCCTGGGATATAAGGCAGGCATGACGCACACACTGCGGGAGGTGCACCGCCCAGGGCTCA AAATCTCCAAGCGGGAGGAGGTGGAGGCGGTGACCATCGTGGAGACGCCACCGCTGGTGGTGGTGGGCGTGGTGGGCTATGTGGCCACGCCTCGCGGCCTGCGCAGCTTCAAGACCGTCTTCGCCCAGCATCTCAGCGATGAATGCCGCCGCCGCTTCTACAAGGACTG gcacaggagcaggaagaAGGCTTTCACCAAGGCTTGTAAGAGGTGGCGTGATGCCGACGGCAAGCGACAGCTCCAGAAGGACTTCGCCGCCATGAAGAAGTACTGCAAGGTTATCCGGGTCATCGTCCACACCCAG ATGAAGCTGCTGCCCTTCCGCCAGAAGAAAGCCCACATCATGGAGATCCAGCTGAACGGTGGCACAGTGGCTGAGAAGGTGGCCTGGGCCCAGGCTCGGCTGGAGAAGCAGGTGCCGGTCCACAGCGTCTTCAGCCACAGTGAGGTCATTGATGTCATCGCCGTCACCAAGGGCCGGGGGTTCAAAG GGGTCACGAGCCGCTGGCACACCAAGAAGCTACCGCGCAAGACCCACAAGGGCCTGCGCAAGGTGGCTTGCATCGGTGCCTGGCACCCCGCCCGTGTAGGCTGCTCCATCGCCCGGGCTGGGCAGAAGGGCTACCACCACCGGACAGAGCTCAACAAGAAG ATCTACCGCATTGGCCGGGGGCTGCATGTACAGGATGGGAAGATGGTTAGAAACAACGCGTCCACCAGCTATGACGTGACAGACAAGTGCATCACACCACTG GGCGGCTTTCCTCACTACGGGGAGGTTAACAACGACTTCGTGATGCTGAAGGGCTGCATTGCGGGCACCAAGAAGCGGGTCATCACGCTGAGGAAG TCCCTCCTGGTGCACCACAGCCGCAGGGCCCTGGAGAGCGTTGAGCTCAAGTTCATCGACACCACCTCCAAGTTCGGGCACGGCCGCTTCCAGACGGCCCAGGAGAAGAGGGCCTTCATG GGcccccagaagaagcacctggaggAGAAGCCGGAGGCCGCGGGAGACCTGTAG
- the MSRB1 gene encoding methionine-R-sulfoxide reductase B1 isoform X1 has product MAFCSFFGGEVFQNHFEPGVYVCTKCGYELFSSRSKYAHSSPWPAFTETIHADSVTKCPEDNRPGALKVSCGKCGHRLGHEFLNDGPKPGQSRFUIFSNTLKFVPKGEGTVPGWGYWGSAPQRVVRGRLWQRSGSPISH; this is encoded by the exons ATGGCGTTCTGCAGCTTCTTTGGCGGCGAGGTCTTCCAGAACCACTTTGAGCCAG GCGTCTACGTGTGCACCAAGTGCGGTTATGAGCTCTTCTCCAGTCGCTCCAAGTACGCTCACTCGTCCCCGTGGCCTGCGTTCACCGAGACCATTCATGCCGACAGTGTGACCAAGTGTCCCGAGGACAACCGGCCTGGAGCGCTCAAG GTGTCTTGTGGCAAGTGTGGCCACCGGCTCGGCCACGAGTTCCTCAATGATGGCCCGAAGCCAGGGCAGTCACGCTTCTGAATCTTCAGCAACACACTCAAGTTTGTCCCTAAAGGTGAGGGGACCGTCCCAGGCTGGGGGTACTGGGGGAGTGCCCCACAAAGGGTGGTCAGAGGGCGGCTTTGGCAGAGGTCGGGCAGCCCCATCTCGCACTAG
- the MSRB1 gene encoding methionine-R-sulfoxide reductase B1 isoform X2 translates to MAFCSFFGGEVFQNHFEPGVYVCTKCGYELFSSRSKYAHSSPWPAFTETIHADSVTKCPEDNRPGALKVSCGKCGHRLGHEFLNDGPKPGQSRFUIFSNTLKFVPKGGDALASQEQ, encoded by the exons ATGGCGTTCTGCAGCTTCTTTGGCGGCGAGGTCTTCCAGAACCACTTTGAGCCAG GCGTCTACGTGTGCACCAAGTGCGGTTATGAGCTCTTCTCCAGTCGCTCCAAGTACGCTCACTCGTCCCCGTGGCCTGCGTTCACCGAGACCATTCATGCCGACAGTGTGACCAAGTGTCCCGAGGACAACCGGCCTGGAGCGCTCAAG GTGTCTTGTGGCAAGTGTGGCCACCGGCTCGGCCACGAGTTCCTCAATGATGGCCCGAAGCCAGGGCAGTCACGCTTCTGAATCTTCAGCAACACACTCAAGTTTGTCCCTAAAG GTGGGGACGCTCTTGCTTCCCAGGAACAGTAG
- the MEIOB gene encoding meiosis-specific with OB domain-containing protein translates to MANSSASKAFTALSSLHPSMANVKIIGIVIGKTDVKGFPDRKNIGSERYTFNFTIRDSPSHFVNVTSWGNEDHIKSLSGSFRVGECVIIENPLIQRKDMEREERFIPTTPSECKLLLSENHSTLKVCPDYEVDSKLLCLVHLPVKESRDYYALGDIVANGHTLDGRIVNVLAAVRSIGEKKHFTTSDRRKGQRCEVRLFDETESSFPLACWDNESILLVQSWIPGETVIFAADVRISFDKFRNCMTATIISKTIITTNPDTPEANILLKFIKGNKEANVLDDEIDSYLRDSINVSAVVDVYTVEQLKAKALQGEGKAEPFCGLLYAYISTLNIDGESAKVVRHRCSACGYIVNEASNTCPTCHKDSLGCRPLFASFDMLVDLTDHTGTLQSCGLSGSVAEETFGCTVNEFLAMTDEQKTSLKWKLLLERSKIYLKCVFSPRARAGLRVSILSCVPADPAEASRNLPGQGRF, encoded by the exons ATGGCAAACTCCTCTGCCTCGAAGGCCTTCACTGCACTTTCCAGTCTCCATCCAAGTATGGCTAATGTG aaaataatcGGTATAGTAATTGGGAAAACAGACGTCAAAGGCTTTCCAGACAGAAAGA ATATTGGATCAGAAAGATACACGTTCAATTTCACCATTCGAGACTCGCCAAGCCACTTTGTCAATGTGACATCCTGGGGCAATGAAGACCACATTAAGTCCCTCTCTGGCAGCTTCCGGGTCGGCGAGTGTG TGATCATTGAAAATCCCCTGATCCAAAGaaaagacatggagagagaggagCGATTCATTCCTACCACTCCGAG TGAGTGTAAACTACTGCTCAGCGAGAATCACTCAACTCTGAAAGTTTGTCCGGATTATGAAGTGGACAGCAAGCTGCTTTGCTTGGTCCACTTACCTGTTAAGGAGTCACGTGATTACTATGCCTTGGGTGACATTGTTGCCAATGGACACACACTGGATGGGAGGATTGTTAATGTGCTGGCCGCTGTGAGGTCG ATTGGAGAGAAAAAACACTTTACAACTTCCGATCGAAGAAAGGGCCAGAGGTGTGAAGTCAGACTCTTCGATGAGACAGAGTCCTCGTTCCCCCTGGCGTG TTGGGATAATGAGTCCATTCTGCTTGTCCAGAGCTGGATTCCAGGAGAAACAG TAATATTTGCCGCAGATGTAAGAATAAGTTTTGACAAATTTAGAAACTGCATGACAGCAACCATCATCTCAAAAACCATTATTACAACTAACCCAG ATACACCAGAAGCTAACATTCTACTGAaatttataaaaggaaataaagaagcaAATGTCTTGGATGATGAAATTGACAGTTATTTGAGAGACTCCATAAATG TGAGTGCAGTCGTTGATGTGTATACGGTGGAACAGTTGAAGGCGAAGGCGTTGCAGGGTGAAGGGAAAGCCGAGCCATTCTGTGGCCTTCTTTATGCTTACATTTCTACGCTCAACATCGACGGCGAATCTGCAAAAGTGGTGCGACACAGGTG ctctgcctgtggtTACATTGTAAATGAGGCATCCAACACGTGTCCAACTTGCCACAAAGATTCTTTGGGCTGCAGGCCGCTGTTTGCCAGCTTTGACATGCTCGTAGACCTGACTGACCACACAGGCACGCTCCAGTCCTGTGGCCTCTCGGGAAGTGTCGCTGAGGAGACCTTTGGCTGCACG GTAAATGAGTTTCTCGCAATGACAGATGAACAGAAAACATCATTAAAGTGGAAACTTCTTTtggaaagaagcaaaatttatttaaaa TGTGTCTTCTCACCccgagccagggctgggctcagaGTCAGCATTCTCTCCTGTGTGCCGGCAGACCCCGCCGAGGCGAGCAGGAACCTCCCTGGGCAAGGCCGTTTCTGA
- the FAHD1 gene encoding acylpyruvase FAHD1, mitochondrial encodes MAAPKQLSRFWEWGKNIVCVGRNYADHVREMRGALPSEPVLFLKPSSAYAPEGSPILVPAYTDNLHHELELGVVLGGRARAVPEAAAMDYVAGYALCLDMTARDVQDECKRKGLPWTLAKGFTSSCPVSAFVPKERVPDPHNLRLWLKVNGQLRQEGHTASMIFSVPYLISYVSNIMALEEGDLILTGTPEGVGRVAENDEIQAGIDGVVSMRFRVERAQG; translated from the coding sequence ATGGCGGCCCCCAAGCAGCTGTCCCGCTTCTGGGAGTGGGGGAAGAACATCGTGTGCGTGGGCAGGAACTACGCGGACCACGTGCGGGAGATGCGCGGCGCCCTGCCCAGCGAGCCGGTCCTCTTCCTGAAGCCGTCCAGCGCCTACGCGCCCGAGGGCTCGCCCATCCTCGTGCCCGCCTACACCGACAACCTGCACCACGAGCTGGAGCTGGGCGTGGTGCtgggcgggcgcgcgcgcgccgTCCCCGAGGCCGCCGCCATGGACTACGTGGCCGGCTACGCCCTGTGCCTGGACATGACCGCGCGGGACGTGCAGGACGAGTGCAAAAGGAAGGGGCTGCCCTGGACGCTGGCCAAGGGCTTCACCAGCTCCTGCCCGGTCAGCGCGTTCGTGCCCAAGGAACGCGTCCCGGACCCGCACAACCTCAGGCTCTGGCTCAAGGTCAATGGCCAGCTCCGGCAGGAGGGCCACACGGCCTCCATGATCTTCTCTGTCCCCTACCTCATCAGCTACGTGTCCAACATCATGGCCCTGGAAGAGGGCGACCTCATCCTGACCGGGACGCCCGAGGGCGTGGGCCGGGTGGCCGAGAACGACGAGATCCAAGCTGGCATAGACGGGGTGGTCAGCATGCGGTTCCGGGTGGAGCGCGCACAGGGCTGA